A stretch of Ipomoea triloba cultivar NCNSP0323 chromosome 11, ASM357664v1 DNA encodes these proteins:
- the LOC115996347 gene encoding elicitor-responsive protein 3 has product MPQGTLEVVLVSAKGLENTDFLCNMDPYAILTCRTQEKKSSVASGKGSNPEWNETFLFNVSDGVSELKIKIMDSDNIGSDDVVGEAVIPLESVLSEGSIPQQSYNVVKEENFCGEIRVALTFRPEMSRGYEPEEESYGGWKESSRDF; this is encoded by the exons ATGCCGCAGGGAACGCTGGAGGTTGTTCTTGTCAGCGCCAAAGGCCTTGAGAACACTGATTTTCTAT GTAATATGGACCCTTATGCAATCCTGACCTGCCGGACTCAGGAGAAGAAAAGTAGTGTTGCATCAG GTAAAGGTTCCAACCCTGAATGGAATGAGACCTTCCTGTTCAATGTTTCTGATGGTGTTTCCGaacttaaaatcaaaataatggaCAGTGATAATATCGGCAGTGATGATGTCGTAGGAGAAGCAGT AATCCCCTTAGAGTCTGTGCTTAGTGAAGGAAGCATTCCACAGCAGTCATACAATGTTGTCAAAGAAGAAAACTTTTGTGGAGAGATCCGCGTTGCCCTCACTTTTAGGCCCGAG ATGAGCAGGGGATATGAACCGGAGGAGGAGAGCTATGGCGGGTGGAAAGAATCGTCCAGAGACTTCTAA
- the LOC115995796 gene encoding serine/threonine-protein kinase Aurora-3 → MTSRAQNHLQKPPKQPPRILKKQWSIDDFEIGKPLGKGKFGRVYLAREIKSKYVVALKIIFKEQIEKYRLHHQLRRELEIQSSLRHPNVLRLYGWFHDDERIFLILEYAHGGELYKELRKSGTFSEEQAATYIASLTQALAYCHEKHVIHRDIKPENLLLDHEGRLKIGDFGWSVQSRSKRHTMCGTLDYLAPEMVENKAHDYAVDNWTLGVLCYEFLYGMPPFEAESQKDTFRRIMRVDLNFPSTPQVSAEAKNLISRLLVKDSSKRLSLEKIMDHPWIIKNANPIGACWN, encoded by the exons ATGACTTCCCGAGCACAAAATCACCTCCAAAAACCCCCAAAGCAGCCTCCGAGGATCCTCAAAAAGCAATGGTCCATCGACGATTTCGAGATCGGAAAACCTCTCGGAAAAGGCAAATTCGGCCGCGTCTACCTCGCGCGTGAAATCAag AGCAAGTATGTAGTGGCATTGAAGATAATTTTTAAAGAGCAAATAGAGAAGTACAGGCTACATCATCAGCTGAGAAGGGAGTTGGAGATCCAGAGCAGTCTCCGCCATCCGAATGTTCTGCGGCTCTACGGCTGGTTCCATGACGACGAGAGGATTTTCCTGATCTTGGAGTATGCTCACGGCGGCGAGCTCTACAAGGAACTCCGCAAATCCGGAACCTTTTCTGAAGAACAAGCCGCCACT TACATTGCAAGCCTTACTCAAGCACTGGCCTATTGTCACGAGAAACATGTGATTCACAGGGACATAAAGCCTGAAAACCTGTTGCTGGACCATGAG GGTCGATTGAAGATTGGAGACTTTGGGTGGTCAGTACAATCGAGAAGCAAGAGACATACAATGTGTGGAACTTTGGACTACTTGGCACCAGAAATGGTGGAGAATAAAGCTCATGATTATGCAGTTGATAACTGGACTCTAGGTGTTCTTTGCTATGAGTTTTTGTATGGTATGCCCCCATTTGAGGCAGAAAGCCAGAAGGATACCTTTAGAAG GATTATGAGGGTTGACCTCAACTTTCCCTCCACTCCTCAGGTCTCTGCAGAAGCAAAGAATCTCATTAGTCGT CTTCTGGTGAAGGACTCTTCAAAAAGGCTGTCTCTTGAAAAGATCATGGATCATCCTTGGATAATAAAGAATGCGAATCCCATCGGAGCATGCTGGAATTGA